A genomic window from Streptomyces broussonetiae includes:
- a CDS encoding FHA domain-containing protein, giving the protein MPELVLESNGRTWTLDPSRPYTLGRDPQGDIVFDDARVSWRHATVSFNGRSWVVEDHGSTNGTFVQGRRIQHMEIGPGSALHLGNATDGPLLNLSGATAAQQQPAPYAAQGAGAPGWAQQAAVPQQAAAAQQAPAAQQAAVPQQAGQAGWQQPPQASAFPQQAGPAEQYAQKAPGGGAGAPPVHGDRSPTTFHQFAVGRVMRIGRALENELVVSDLQVSRHHAEFHSTPDGRFEIRDLGSHNGTYVNGQPIAKGGSVLLGPADIVGVGHSTFRIVGDRLEEFVDTGEVSFSARHLTVTVDGGKQILKDVSFGVPEKSLVAVIGPSGSGKSTLLKALTGYRPANQGEVLYDNRNLYKQFAELRQRIGLVPQDDILHKELTVKKALKYAAKLRFPADTTAQERDARIDEVLRELKLDIHKDKKVTSLSGGQRKRVSVALELLTKPSLIFLDEPTSGLDPGMDRDVMQLLRGLADDGRTVLVVTHSVAELALCDKLLVMAPGGSVAYFGPPEEALNFFGYDSWADVFSAFENYRDYDWAGRWKGSQHYQMYAADVDSVAPQAVHAHPMQTIKPPKPQAWGSQLLTLIRRYVSVIASDRGFLLLSVVLPAVLGAVSLPIQHNRGLRVNAAINPQTGLHVPNGTATTVLLILAVGACFAGAANSVRELIKERVIYERERATGLSRSAYLMSKVVVLGTVTVLQGLLVGVIGFSSRDLPDQGLLLGSSTLLELCLPIMALGFTSMMVGLVISSLVKTAEKTMPLLVMFAIIQVVFTGCLFTLHGTLGVNEVSYLMPSRWGVAAAGTTLDFNNIAPNTDNPGSTDPLWNHTAGAWGMDMIILILLGVVCGFFVARFLRRHEPEVMRK; this is encoded by the coding sequence GTGCCTGAACTCGTTCTGGAATCAAACGGACGGACCTGGACACTGGATCCGTCCAGGCCGTACACCCTCGGCCGCGATCCGCAGGGTGACATCGTCTTCGACGACGCCAGGGTGTCCTGGCGGCACGCCACGGTCAGCTTCAACGGGCGTAGTTGGGTCGTCGAGGACCACGGCAGCACCAACGGCACGTTCGTGCAGGGCCGGCGGATCCAGCACATGGAGATCGGCCCGGGCTCGGCGCTGCATCTCGGCAACGCGACCGACGGACCGCTGCTGAATCTGTCCGGGGCCACCGCCGCCCAGCAGCAGCCGGCGCCGTACGCCGCGCAGGGCGCCGGCGCACCGGGCTGGGCGCAGCAGGCCGCCGTACCGCAGCAGGCGGCGGCAGCCCAGCAGGCACCGGCCGCACAGCAGGCCGCCGTGCCGCAGCAGGCCGGGCAGGCCGGCTGGCAGCAGCCGCCGCAGGCCTCGGCGTTCCCGCAGCAGGCCGGGCCGGCCGAGCAGTACGCACAGAAAGCACCCGGTGGTGGCGCGGGGGCGCCGCCGGTCCACGGCGACCGCAGCCCGACCACGTTCCACCAGTTCGCCGTCGGCCGGGTGATGCGCATCGGCCGTGCCCTGGAGAACGAGCTGGTCGTCTCCGACCTGCAGGTCTCCCGGCACCACGCCGAGTTCCACTCGACGCCCGACGGCCGCTTCGAGATCCGCGACCTGGGCTCGCACAACGGCACGTACGTCAACGGCCAGCCGATCGCCAAGGGCGGCTCGGTACTGCTCGGCCCGGCCGACATCGTCGGTGTCGGCCACTCCACCTTCCGGATCGTCGGCGACCGGCTCGAGGAGTTCGTCGACACCGGTGAGGTCTCCTTCTCCGCGCGCCATCTGACCGTCACGGTCGACGGCGGCAAGCAGATCCTGAAGGACGTCTCCTTCGGCGTCCCGGAGAAGTCCCTGGTCGCGGTCATCGGCCCGTCCGGCTCCGGCAAGTCGACCCTGCTCAAGGCGCTCACCGGCTACCGGCCCGCCAACCAGGGCGAGGTCCTCTACGACAACCGGAACCTGTACAAGCAGTTCGCCGAGCTGCGCCAGCGCATCGGTCTGGTCCCGCAGGACGACATCCTGCACAAGGAGCTGACCGTCAAGAAGGCCCTGAAGTACGCGGCCAAGCTGCGCTTCCCGGCCGACACCACCGCGCAGGAGCGCGACGCCCGTATCGACGAGGTGCTGCGCGAGCTGAAGCTGGACATCCACAAGGACAAGAAGGTCACCTCCCTGTCCGGCGGCCAGCGCAAGCGTGTCTCGGTGGCCCTTGAGCTGCTCACCAAGCCGTCGCTGATCTTCCTGGACGAGCCGACCTCCGGTCTCGACCCGGGCATGGACCGTGACGTCATGCAGTTGCTGCGCGGCCTCGCCGACGACGGCCGCACCGTCCTCGTCGTCACCCACTCGGTGGCCGAGCTGGCCCTGTGCGACAAGCTGCTGGTCATGGCGCCGGGCGGCTCGGTGGCGTACTTCGGCCCGCCGGAGGAGGCGCTGAACTTCTTCGGCTACGACAGCTGGGCCGACGTCTTCTCCGCCTTCGAGAACTACCGCGACTACGACTGGGCGGGCCGCTGGAAGGGTTCGCAGCACTACCAGATGTACGCGGCGGACGTCGACTCCGTGGCCCCGCAGGCCGTACATGCGCATCCGATGCAGACCATCAAGCCGCCCAAGCCGCAGGCCTGGGGCTCACAGCTGCTGACCCTGATCCGGCGCTATGTGTCGGTCATCGCCTCCGACCGCGGCTTCCTGCTGCTGTCGGTGGTCCTGCCGGCGGTCCTCGGCGCGGTCAGCCTGCCGATCCAGCACAACCGCGGCCTGCGGGTCAACGCGGCGATCAACCCGCAGACCGGCCTGCACGTCCCCAACGGCACGGCCACCACGGTGCTGCTGATCCTCGCGGTCGGTGCGTGCTTCGCGGGCGCAGCGAACTCCGTGCGTGAGCTGATCAAGGAACGGGTGATCTACGAGCGGGAGCGGGCGACCGGCCTGTCCCGGTCGGCGTACCTGATGTCCAAGGTGGTCGTGCTCGGCACCGTCACCGTGCTCCAGGGACTGCTGGTCGGTGTGATCGGCTTCTCCAGCCGTGACCTTCCCGACCAGGGCCTCCTTCTCGGCAGCTCCACGCTGCTGGAGCTGTGTCTGCCGATCATGGCGCTCGGCTTCACCTCGATGATGGTCGGGCTGGTGATCTCCTCGCTGGTGAAGACCGCCGAGAAGACCATGCCGCTGCTGGTGATGTTCGCGATCATCCAGGTCGTCTTCACCGGCTGTCTGTTCACCCTGCACGGCACACTCGGTGTGAACGAGGTCTCGTACCTGATGCCGTCGCGCTGGGGCGTGGCCGCCGCCGGCACCACGCTGGACTTCAACAACATCGCCCCGAACACCGACAACCCGGGCAGCACCGACCCGCTGTGGAACCACACGGCCGGGGCTTGGGGCATGGACATGATCATCCTGATCCTGCTCGGTGTGGTCTGCGGCTTCTTCGTGGCCCGTTTCCTGCGCCGCCACGAGCCGGAGGTCATGCGCAAGTAG
- the serB gene encoding phosphoserine phosphatase SerB, translating into MSASQTSAAQTSEVPTLLVKIFGKDRPGITAGLFDTLAAYLVDVVDIEQVVTRGRLVLCALVTQPPAGLEGDLRATVHSWAESMKMQAEIISGHGDNRPRGLGRSLVTVLGHPLTAESTAAIADRIAKAGGNIDRIFRLAKYPVTAVEFAVSGVETEPLRTALASDAAALGVDVAVVSAGLHRRAQRLVVMDVDSTLIQDEVIELFAAHAGCEDKVAEVTAAAMRGELDFEQSLHARVALLKGLDATVVDKVRNEVRLTPGARTLIRTLKRLGYQVGVVSGGFTQVTDDLKERLGLDFAQANTLEIVDGKFTGRVTGEIVDRAGKARLLRRFAAEAGVPLSQTVAIGDGANDLDMLNAAGLGVAFNAKPVVREAAHTAVNFPFLDTVLYLLGVTREEVEAADTHDEG; encoded by the coding sequence ATGAGCGCTTCGCAGACCTCCGCCGCACAGACCTCCGAGGTCCCCACTCTCCTCGTCAAGATCTTCGGCAAGGACAGGCCGGGCATCACGGCGGGCCTGTTCGACACGCTGGCCGCCTACCTCGTCGACGTGGTCGACATCGAGCAGGTCGTCACCCGGGGCCGCCTGGTGCTGTGCGCGCTGGTGACCCAGCCCCCGGCCGGTCTGGAGGGCGACCTGAGGGCCACCGTGCACAGCTGGGCCGAGTCGATGAAGATGCAGGCGGAGATCATTTCGGGGCACGGCGACAACCGGCCGCGTGGTCTTGGGCGCTCCCTGGTGACCGTTCTCGGCCATCCGCTCACCGCCGAGTCGACGGCCGCCATCGCCGACCGGATCGCCAAGGCCGGCGGCAACATCGACCGCATCTTCCGGCTCGCCAAGTACCCGGTGACGGCGGTGGAGTTCGCCGTCTCCGGTGTGGAGACCGAGCCGCTGCGCACGGCCCTGGCGTCCGACGCTGCGGCACTGGGTGTCGATGTCGCGGTCGTCTCGGCGGGCCTGCACCGGCGCGCTCAGCGGCTTGTGGTCATGGATGTGGACTCCACCCTGATCCAGGACGAGGTCATCGAGCTGTTCGCCGCGCACGCCGGCTGCGAGGACAAGGTCGCCGAGGTGACGGCGGCGGCGATGCGCGGGGAGCTGGACTTCGAGCAGTCGTTGCACGCGCGCGTGGCGCTGCTGAAGGGGCTGGACGCCACCGTGGTCGACAAGGTGCGCAACGAGGTCCGGCTGACGCCGGGCGCGCGCACCTTGATCCGCACGCTGAAACGACTCGGCTACCAGGTCGGGGTCGTCTCCGGCGGCTTCACCCAGGTCACGGACGATCTGAAGGAGCGGCTGGGTCTGGATTTCGCGCAGGCCAACACACTGGAGATCGTCGACGGCAAGTTCACCGGCCGGGTCACCGGCGAGATCGTGGACCGGGCGGGCAAGGCGCGGCTGCTGCGCCGGTTCGCCGCGGAGGCCGGGGTGCCGCTGTCGCAGACGGTGGCGATCGGCGACGGTGCCAACGACCTGGACATGCTGAACGCGGCGGGTCTGGGCGTCGCCTTCAACGCCAAGCCGGTGGTCCGCGAGGCGGCGCACACGGCGGTGAACTTCCCCTTCCTCGACACCGTGCTGTATCTGCTGGGCGTCACCCGTGAAGAGGTCGAGGCGGCCGACACGCACGACGAGGGCTGA
- a CDS encoding SixA phosphatase family protein: MSAAEPRRIVLFRHAKADWPQVSDHDRPLAERGRMDAAVAGRKLADTGIAFDLALCSTAVRTRETWKLAVHELPERPRTVYEERVYEASPGELIALLNETPDDVRNVILIGHNPGVQGLAEILSGAGEGDAPERMQRRGFPAAAFALLSFDGLWKGLEPGAATLTEYWAPTE, from the coding sequence ATGAGCGCCGCAGAACCTCGCAGGATCGTCCTCTTCCGGCATGCGAAAGCCGACTGGCCCCAGGTGTCCGACCACGACCGCCCGCTCGCCGAGCGCGGACGCATGGACGCCGCGGTCGCCGGACGCAAGCTGGCCGATACCGGTATCGCCTTCGACCTGGCCCTGTGCTCCACCGCGGTCCGGACCCGCGAGACCTGGAAGCTCGCCGTCCACGAACTGCCGGAGCGGCCGAGGACCGTCTACGAGGAGCGGGTCTACGAGGCCTCGCCCGGCGAGCTGATCGCCCTGCTCAACGAGACCCCGGACGACGTGCGCAACGTGATCCTGATCGGCCACAACCCGGGTGTCCAAGGCCTGGCCGAGATCCTGTCCGGCGCGGGTGAGGGCGATGCCCCGGAGCGGATGCAGCGCCGCGGCTTCCCGGCCGCCGCCTTCGCGCTGCTGTCCTTCGACGGCCTCTGGAAGGGCCTCGAGCCGGGTGCGGCCACACTTACGGAGTACTGGGCGCCGACCGAGTGA
- a CDS encoding SGM_5486 family transporter-associated protein: MQPVLDPNPQNGQKKMLIVFGSFFAIFVIIAIIATVASP; this comes from the coding sequence ATGCAGCCTGTGCTCGACCCGAACCCGCAGAACGGGCAGAAGAAGATGCTGATCGTCTTCGGCTCGTTCTTCGCCATCTTCGTGATCATCGCCATCATCGCGACCGTCGCCTCCCCGTGA
- a CDS encoding CynX/NimT family MFS transporter, with protein MASEETRTAETRTAMSSTDRGTATANTPETTHGAGGTRAWATRLVVVGIVLSALNLRPAITSLGALLEEVRDGLGMSGSVAGLLTSVPPLCFAVFGVTAPRLARRFGPATVVCAGMVAITAGLLIRPYTGSTAGFLAASALALMGIAVSNVLMPVIVKRWFPDRVGPMTGLYSMALAMGTSLAAATTVPLTDALGGGWRPGLAVWAVLAAAAVLPWLLLVRDRGTASAQRSQPEPAAVHAAQEQPAQSAPLRITRSRTAWALAVFFGLQATAAYITMGWMPQIFRDAGVPAGTAGVLLAVTMAMGVPLAFVIPRVATRLPHQGPIVLVLGVCGLAGYAGLYLAPVGGAWAWAVLLGVSNCAFPLALTMVGMRARSGAGVAQLSAFAQSTGYLISIPGPLLVGVLYQHSGGWGLPIALMSGLMVPQILVGFLAGRNRTVEDEAAAR; from the coding sequence ATGGCTAGTGAGGAAACCCGGACAGCGGAAACCCGTACGGCGATGTCATCGACCGATCGTGGCACCGCCACAGCGAACACACCCGAGACGACCCACGGCGCAGGGGGCACGCGCGCGTGGGCGACGCGCCTAGTCGTCGTCGGCATCGTGCTGTCCGCGCTGAACCTCCGCCCGGCCATCACGAGCCTCGGCGCCCTGCTGGAGGAGGTCCGCGACGGCCTCGGCATGAGCGGCAGCGTGGCCGGGCTGCTCACCTCCGTGCCGCCGCTCTGCTTCGCCGTCTTCGGTGTCACCGCCCCGCGCCTGGCCCGCCGTTTCGGCCCGGCCACCGTGGTGTGCGCCGGCATGGTCGCCATCACCGCGGGCCTGCTGATACGGCCCTACACCGGGAGCACCGCCGGGTTCCTGGCCGCCAGCGCGCTCGCCCTCATGGGCATCGCGGTGAGCAACGTGCTCATGCCGGTCATCGTCAAGCGCTGGTTCCCGGACCGGGTCGGACCCATGACCGGCCTGTACTCGATGGCCCTCGCCATGGGCACCTCCCTCGCCGCCGCGACCACCGTGCCGCTGACCGACGCCCTGGGCGGCGGCTGGCGGCCCGGCCTCGCCGTGTGGGCTGTCCTCGCGGCCGCCGCCGTCCTGCCCTGGCTGCTGCTCGTCCGTGACCGCGGCACCGCGTCCGCACAGCGGTCGCAGCCGGAACCGGCGGCGGTGCACGCGGCGCAGGAACAGCCTGCTCAGAGCGCACCCCTGCGCATCACCCGCAGCCGCACCGCATGGGCGCTCGCCGTCTTCTTCGGTCTCCAGGCCACCGCCGCCTACATCACCATGGGCTGGATGCCGCAGATCTTCCGGGACGCCGGTGTCCCCGCCGGTACCGCGGGCGTGCTGCTCGCCGTCACCATGGCGATGGGCGTGCCGCTGGCCTTCGTCATCCCGCGCGTCGCCACGCGGCTGCCGCACCAGGGTCCGATCGTGCTGGTCCTCGGCGTGTGCGGGCTCGCCGGATACGCCGGCCTGTACCTCGCCCCGGTCGGCGGTGCCTGGGCCTGGGCCGTGCTGCTCGGCGTCTCCAACTGCGCCTTCCCACTGGCCCTGACGATGGTCGGCATGCGGGCCAGGAGCGGTGCCGGGGTGGCCCAGCTGTCCGCGTTCGCGCAGAGCACCGGCTATCTGATCTCCATACCCGGCCCGCTCCTCGTCGGCGTGCTCTACCAGCACAGCGGTGGCTGGGGTCTGCCGATCGCTCTCATGTCGGGCCTGATGGTGCCGCAGATCCTGGTCGGCTTCCTGGCGGGCCGGAACCGCACGGTGGAGGACGAGGCGGCGGCGCGCTGA
- a CDS encoding FadR/GntR family transcriptional regulator, protein MPLSHPRRSALSEQVIAELRNQITSGEWPVGSRIPTEPELVEQLGVARNTVREAVRALAHNGLLDIRQGSGTYVVATSELAGVMHRRFADADPRHIAELRAALESAAAKLAAERRTEKDLKQLDTLMERREEAWQTGEAEAFVAADATFHLAVVAASHNDVMTAMYADLGEVLRDWLRADVGAELTPETHMDHTRLLDAIRTRDAQAAAAEAASYPFLCRPGRLSVPSGG, encoded by the coding sequence ATGCCTCTGAGCCACCCGCGCCGTTCGGCGCTGTCCGAGCAGGTCATCGCCGAACTGCGCAACCAGATCACCTCCGGCGAATGGCCGGTCGGCTCACGCATCCCCACGGAACCGGAACTCGTCGAGCAGCTCGGCGTCGCCCGCAACACCGTCCGCGAGGCGGTCCGCGCGCTCGCCCACAACGGTCTCCTGGACATCCGGCAGGGCTCCGGCACCTATGTGGTGGCGACGAGCGAGCTGGCCGGCGTGATGCACCGCCGGTTCGCCGACGCCGACCCGCGGCACATCGCCGAGCTGCGCGCCGCGCTGGAGTCGGCCGCGGCGAAGCTGGCCGCCGAGCGGCGCACCGAGAAGGACCTCAAGCAGCTGGACACGCTCATGGAGCGGCGCGAGGAGGCCTGGCAGACGGGTGAGGCGGAGGCGTTCGTGGCGGCCGACGCCACCTTCCACCTGGCCGTCGTGGCCGCCTCCCACAACGACGTCATGACGGCGATGTACGCCGACCTCGGCGAGGTCCTGCGGGACTGGCTGCGCGCGGACGTCGGGGCGGAACTGACCCCGGAGACGCACATGGATCACACCCGGCTGCTGGACGCGATCCGCACCAGGGACGCGCAGGCCGCGGCCGCCGAGGCGGCGAGCTATCCGTTCCTGTGCCGCCCGGGCCGGCTCAGCGTTCCTTCTGGTGGCTGA
- the fabI gene encoding enoyl-ACP reductase FabI has translation MSGILEGKRILITGVLMESSIAFHAAKLAQEQGAEIILTAFPRPTLTERIAKKLPKPTKVIELDVTNDEHLGRLADVVGEELGGLDGVVHSIGFAPQDALGGNFLNTPFESVATAMHVSAYSLKSLTMACLPLMQNGGSVVGLTFDAQYAWPQYDWMGPAKAALEATSRYMARDLGKQNIRCNLISAGPIGSMAAKSIPGFAELASVWDTRAPLEWDLKDPEPAGRGIVALLSDWFPKTTGEIIHVDGGLHAIGA, from the coding sequence ATGAGCGGAATCCTCGAGGGCAAGCGCATCCTGATCACCGGTGTGCTGATGGAGTCCTCCATCGCCTTCCACGCGGCCAAGCTGGCCCAGGAGCAGGGTGCGGAGATCATCCTGACCGCGTTTCCGCGGCCCACGCTGACCGAGCGCATCGCCAAGAAGCTGCCCAAGCCCACCAAGGTCATCGAGCTGGACGTCACCAACGACGAGCACCTCGGCCGCCTGGCCGACGTCGTCGGCGAGGAGCTGGGCGGCCTCGACGGCGTCGTGCACTCCATCGGCTTCGCGCCGCAGGACGCGCTCGGCGGCAACTTCCTCAACACGCCGTTCGAGTCCGTGGCCACCGCGATGCACGTCTCGGCGTACTCCCTGAAGTCGCTGACCATGGCCTGCCTGCCGCTGATGCAGAACGGCGGCTCGGTCGTCGGCCTCACCTTCGACGCGCAGTACGCCTGGCCGCAGTACGACTGGATGGGCCCGGCCAAGGCCGCCCTGGAGGCGACCAGCCGCTACATGGCGCGCGACCTGGGCAAGCAGAACATCCGCTGCAACCTCATCTCCGCGGGCCCGATCGGCTCCATGGCCGCCAAGTCCATCCCGGGCTTCGCTGAGCTGGCCTCCGTGTGGGACACCCGCGCCCCGCTGGAATGGGACCTGAAGGACCCGGAGCCGGCCGGCCGCGGCATCGTCGCCCTGCTGAGCGACTGGTTCCCCAAGACCACCGGCGAGATCATCCACGTCGACGGCGGTCTGCACGCGATCGGCGCCTGA
- the fabG gene encoding 3-oxoacyl-[acyl-carrier-protein] reductase: MSRSVLVTGGNRGIGLAIARAFADAGDKVAITYRSGEPPAGFLAVKCDITDPEQVEQAYKEIEDQHGPVEVLIANAGVTKDQLLMRMTEEDFTSVIDTNLTGTFRVVKRANRGMLRAKKGRVVLVSSVVGLLGSAGQANYAASKAALVGFARSLARELGSRNITFNVVAPGFVDTDMTKALTDEQRENIVSQVPLGRYAQPEEIAATVRFLASDDASYITGAVIPVDGGLGMGH; this comes from the coding sequence TTGAGCCGCTCGGTTCTCGTCACCGGAGGAAACCGGGGCATCGGCCTCGCCATCGCCCGCGCATTCGCCGACGCAGGCGACAAGGTCGCGATCACGTACCGCTCGGGTGAGCCGCCGGCCGGATTCCTCGCCGTCAAGTGCGACATCACCGACCCGGAGCAGGTGGAGCAGGCCTACAAGGAGATCGAGGACCAGCACGGCCCGGTCGAGGTCCTGATCGCCAACGCCGGTGTCACCAAGGACCAGCTCCTGATGCGCATGACCGAGGAGGACTTCACCTCGGTCATCGACACCAACCTCACCGGCACCTTCCGGGTCGTCAAGCGCGCCAACCGCGGCATGCTGCGCGCCAAGAAGGGCCGCGTCGTCCTGGTCTCGTCCGTGGTCGGTCTGCTCGGTTCGGCGGGGCAGGCGAACTACGCCGCGTCCAAGGCCGCCCTGGTCGGCTTCGCGCGTTCCCTCGCCCGTGAGCTGGGCTCGCGCAACATCACCTTCAACGTCGTCGCGCCCGGTTTCGTCGACACCGACATGACCAAGGCGCTCACCGACGAGCAGCGCGAGAACATCGTGTCTCAGGTGCCGCTCGGCCGTTACGCGCAGCCTGAGGAGATCGCCGCGACGGTGCGGTTCCTCGCCTCTGACGACGCCTCGTACATCACTGGAGCCGTCATCCCCGTTGACGGCGGACTGGGAATGGGTCACTGA